In Arachis hypogaea cultivar Tifrunner chromosome 17, arahy.Tifrunner.gnm2.J5K5, whole genome shotgun sequence, a single window of DNA contains:
- the LOC140180716 gene encoding uncharacterized protein, giving the protein MHGVQLEEFAEWLLQIGDGLLGDSTDGESVIRIHDNLLLDIESPCLHDLVLFVYRDILLHSSSVDYFKGRSILAPTLDVVTEVNNHVVPLIPGSERVYLSSDTLINEDGHLESELYTMSTESLNALNCSGIPQHRLVLKIGVPVMLLRNIDQSNGLYNGTQMQVRRLGDHIIECIILAGRNTGEVVFIPKMNMSPNNETLPIRFTRRQFPVELCFAMTINKSQRQTLSTVGMYLPRPVFTHGQLYVALSRVSIHSGLKILSVGSNGTASDHTINVVYRKIFPNLLPNILP; this is encoded by the coding sequence ATGCACGGTGTACAATTAGAGGAATTTGCTGAATGGCTGCTTCAAATTGGCGACGGGTTACTCGGAGACAGCACCGATGGCGAATCAGTGATTAGAATACACGACAACTTGCTGTTGGATATTGAGTCTCCATGTCTGCATGATCTGGTGTTGTTCGTTTATCGTGACATTTTACTCCATTCTTCTAGCGTGGATTATTTTAAGGGTAGGAGTATATTAGCACCAACACTTGATGTTGTAACTGAAGTAAACAATCATGTGGTGCCTTTGATCCCTGGCAGCGAGAGAGTTTACTTGAGCTCTGATACATTAATTAATGAAGATGGTCATCTGGAATCTGAATTATACACAATGAGCACGGAGTCATTGAATGCATTGAATTGTTCAGGAATTCCCCAACACCGGTTAGTTCTTAAAATTGGTGTTCCTGTGATGCTTCTTCGCAACATTGACCAATCCAATGGACTATACAACGGTACGCAAATGCAGGTTAGACGTCTTGGCGACCACATCATTGAGTGCATCATATTAGCAGGTCGTAATACTGGTGAGGTTGTCTTTATTCCCAAGATGAACATGTCTCCTAATAATGAGACATTACCCATCAGGTTTACTCGACGACAGTTTCCGGTTGAGCTTTGCTTTGCGATGACCATAAACAAGTCTCAAAGACAAACGCTGTCAACTGTTGGCATGTATCTTCCAAGACCTGTTTTTACTCATGGTCAGCTTTATGTTGCGCTCTCTCGGGTCAGCATACATTCTGGACTGAAGATATTATCTGTTGGTTCTAACGGCACAGCTTCAGATCATACTATTAATGTTGTCtatagaaaaatttttcctaactTGCTACCTAACATTTTGCCTTGA